In the genome of Pseudomonas sp. LBUM920, one region contains:
- a CDS encoding DUF6124 family protein, translating into MIKETEKPVTTLFTITPDTPIESLLINSYETVCSVSALLLDLSDDLTGKHRDIALAIHQLSELSVLMVGKAMDQHTPRT; encoded by the coding sequence ATGATCAAAGAAACTGAAAAACCGGTAACTACTCTTTTCACCATCACGCCCGATACACCCATCGAGTCCCTACTGATCAACAGCTACGAAACCGTGTGTTCCGTCAGCGCCTTGTTGCTCGACCTGTCCGATGACCTCACCGGCAAGCACCGCGACATAGCCCTCGCCATTCACCAATTGAGCGAGCTATCAGTGCTCATGGTAGGCAAAGCCATGGACCAGCACACACCGCGCACCTAA
- a CDS encoding LysR family transcriptional regulator produces MSFTSDSVQLFLAVVERGSFSAAARALGKVPSAVSMGIANLEAELGYPLFDRSHREPVPTDLALALIPHARLMAEQLKQLQVHALQLSQGLESKLSIGVGADINTRRLLAAIGELSEQFPLLDIEVLTAPQDDALQLLHSGRVQLCLAYAGLSVNVLERFQFVGSEQLMACISPRHPQAGGEPFLEDLVRVRQILVAGRDLPLSDCRPLVGQSYWRTDTLGMALEMVEAGLGWGNFPQSVVAPLLAAGRLRRLNFKNIENGLAMVVNAVWLKNQPLHKGASALVNMLASAD; encoded by the coding sequence ATGAGTTTTACCAGTGACAGTGTCCAGTTGTTCCTGGCGGTGGTGGAGCGTGGCTCGTTTTCGGCGGCGGCGCGGGCGTTGGGCAAAGTGCCTTCAGCGGTGAGCATGGGCATTGCCAACCTTGAAGCTGAGCTGGGTTACCCGTTGTTCGATCGCAGCCACCGCGAGCCGGTGCCCACCGACCTGGCGCTGGCGTTGATTCCCCATGCACGGCTGATGGCCGAGCAACTCAAACAGTTGCAGGTGCATGCGTTGCAGCTGTCCCAAGGGCTGGAGAGCAAGCTGTCGATTGGCGTGGGGGCCGACATCAATACGCGCCGCCTGCTGGCCGCCATTGGCGAGCTCAGTGAGCAATTCCCGTTGCTTGATATCGAAGTGCTGACCGCCCCGCAAGATGACGCTTTGCAGCTGCTGCACAGCGGCCGGGTACAGCTGTGCCTGGCCTATGCGGGCTTGAGCGTGAATGTGCTGGAGCGGTTTCAGTTTGTCGGCAGCGAGCAACTGATGGCCTGTATCAGCCCGCGCCACCCCCAGGCGGGCGGTGAGCCGTTTTTGGAAGACTTGGTGCGGGTGCGACAGATTCTGGTGGCCGGCCGGGACTTGCCTCTCAGCGATTGTCGACCCCTGGTGGGGCAATCCTATTGGCGGACCGACACCCTGGGCATGGCGCTGGAAATGGTGGAAGCCGGGCTGGGTTGGGGCAACTTCCCGCAGTCGGTGGTGGCGCCGTTGTTGGCGGCGGGGCGCTTGCGGCGCTTGAACTTCAAGAACATCGAGAACGGGCTGGCCATGGTGGTGAATGCGGTGTGGTTGAAAAATCAGCCGTTGCATAAGGGGGCGTCGGCATTGGTGAACATGCTGGCTTCAGCGGATTAA
- a CDS encoding PACE efflux transporter: MQGVKRKLVYVSLYELIGMTFSALGLALLSGTHPSSTGPLAVVITTIAVTWNFIYTSLFERWESRQADRTRTVKRRIAHAVGFQLTLIVFLIPLIAWWMKVSLVQAFVLDLALILFIPCYTFAFNWLFDRTFGLPASALPVTTA; this comes from the coding sequence ATGCAAGGCGTGAAACGCAAATTGGTGTATGTGTCGCTCTATGAGCTGATCGGCATGACCTTCTCGGCGCTAGGGCTGGCGCTGCTGTCGGGCACTCACCCGTCCAGCACAGGGCCGTTGGCTGTGGTCATCACGACCATCGCGGTCACCTGGAATTTCATCTACACCTCACTGTTCGAGCGCTGGGAAAGCCGTCAAGCCGACCGCACGCGCACCGTCAAACGGCGGATTGCCCACGCGGTCGGGTTTCAACTGACGCTGATCGTCTTCCTGATTCCGCTGATCGCCTGGTGGATGAAGGTCAGCCTGGTCCAGGCGTTTGTGCTGGACCTGGCGTTGATCCTGTTCATTCCCTGCTACACGTTTGCCTTCAACTGGCTGTTCGACCGCACCTTCGGTTTGCCCGCGTCGGCGTTGCCGGTCACAACCGCGTAG